A region from the Candidatus Tanganyikabacteria bacterium genome encodes:
- the lspA gene encoding signal peptidase II, whose amino-acid sequence MKDDPTTPYEAFTVYLLGLATTLADQFLKFFVITILTLGQSRPLIDGFLSLTYVQNLGAAFSLQWGHGWIAAIVGIAVVTGIVGYQWSARRREPLVVVGLGLVLGGAAGNLIDRLALGHVRDMFDLQWHGQNVFPIFNIADIGVCVGAALLIMASFRRPVPVPVRSSR is encoded by the coding sequence ATGAAAGACGATCCGACCACCCCCTACGAAGCCTTCACCGTCTACCTGCTCGGCCTGGCCACCACGCTGGCCGACCAGTTCCTGAAGTTCTTCGTCATCACCATCCTCACGCTCGGCCAGTCCCGGCCGCTGATCGACGGCTTTCTGAGCCTCACCTACGTGCAGAACCTGGGCGCGGCGTTCAGTCTGCAGTGGGGCCACGGCTGGATCGCGGCGATCGTGGGCATCGCCGTCGTGACGGGCATCGTCGGCTACCAGTGGAGCGCCCGCCGGCGCGAGCCCCTGGTCGTGGTCGGCTTGGGCCTGGTGCTCGGCGGCGCGGCGGGAAACCTGATCGATCGCCTCGCCCTGGGCCACGTGCGCGACATGTTCGACCTGCAGTGGCACGGCCAGAACGTCTTTCCGATCTTCAACATCGCGGACATCGGGGTCTGCGTGGGCGCGGCCCTGCTGATCATGGCCAGTTTCCGGCGACCGGTCCCGGTGCCCGTCAGATCGTCTCGATGA
- a CDS encoding type II toxin-antitoxin system Phd/YefM family antitoxin, whose amino-acid sequence MICTDSCTYWRNAVARQYSVAEARARLPQLLDDVERGTSIQLTRRGKPVAFLVPVGEYQRLQFGKPDLWETIVDWRASTDMSDLDIDQIMQDVREGSPGRDVGI is encoded by the coding sequence ATGATCTGTACAGATAGTTGTACTTATTGGAGGAACGCAGTGGCGAGGCAGTACTCGGTAGCCGAGGCGCGAGCGCGGCTGCCACAGCTTCTCGATGACGTGGAGCGGGGAACTTCGATCCAGCTCACCCGCCGCGGGAAGCCGGTCGCCTTCCTCGTTCCGGTAGGGGAATACCAGCGGCTGCAGTTCGGAAAGCCCGATCTCTGGGAGACTATCGTCGACTGGCGCGCATCCACGGACATGTCGGACCTCGATATCGACCAGATCATGCAAGACGTTCGCGAGGGGTCGCCGGGCCGGGACGTCGGCATCTGA